The sequence TCGAACTGGGTGTACCCTTCCATGTTTTCAGGACTGTCGTTCCAGCCGTGGAAGGAAAGGAGCACCGGCCACGAGCGCTCCGGTGTGTAGTTCTCAGGAACATGCAGAAGAAAGCTGCGCCCAGACGCCAATTTCATGTTCTTGGTGTGTCCGGGTTCCGGTCCCACGAGCATGGGGGCCACCGGCACCCCGAGGTCATTAGTCCAGACGGCCGACGTCGTGGGAGTCGGAGTGCCGTCAGTCCCAGCGCAAGCTCCCAGTGCTCCCACACATACCGCAGAAGACACAGCAGCACACAAAGCTCGCAGAACGCGCGGCTGGTGGGCTGTCTTACCGCGCAACTTCACCGGTGTCTGACCCCCTGGACGTTGATTCATAGATCCTAGCCACTACAAGGTAACAGCTCCGTATCAACGAACACGTAGCGGCGCGGTAGATTGAAAGCATTATGTCCTCCATCAGCTCCCCTCCCCCGCGCCCTGAGCATTATCCCAGCTATCGCAAGGCATCCACGCAGGAGGGCCCCACATTCCGCACTGTGCACCAGCGAACGCGCGCTGCCCGCGCCTTCGTCGAGGGCGCCGAAAACTACCAGGATGTGCGCCCCAGCTATCCATTCGACGTGGCTGCACTCGTTGGATCCGCACACACGGTCCTGGATGTGGGCGCCGGCACCGGCAAGTTCACCGCAACACTCACCAACCCTGAAGTATTCGCCAGTGATCCCTCCCCGGACATGACTAGGGTTCTCAGCCGTCTCGGCATTCCATGCTGGCGGGCCACAGCGGAGGACACTGCGTTGACTAGTTCGTCACTTGATGCCGTCACCTGCGCACAAACCTGGCATTGGGTCGATGTGGACCGCGCCTGCGCCGAGTTTGACCGTATCCTTCGCCCTGGTGGCCGGGTCGTGCTCGTCTGGAACACACTCGACGTGAACGCGGATCCCTGGATCCTTCGACTCGCTCGGATTATGCACTCAGGAGATGTCCACCGCCCAGGCTTCTATCCCACCCTTGCCGCTCCGTGGGAAGTCCGGGATGAGTTGCGCCTCACCTGGAACCACACTCTTACGCCCGAGCAGCTGCACCAACTCATGCATACCCGTTCCTATTGGCTCCGTAATGGCGAGAAGATTCACAAGCGCATGACCTACAACCTCAATTGGTACCTCTATGAACATATGGGGTTCCAGCCCGGCGAAGAGCTAGCAATCCCCTACCGCACCGATGCCTTCGTCCTGGCCCGTCCTGGCGAATAGCCGCCTTCTGTACCCATGACAACTGTCATGTAAAACTCATGACGTCATGTCTACGCTGCAGAATCCGCACAGCCTTAACGTGAGGCTATGAACACGACACACACCTCTCCCCCGGCCATCGACGTGTCCGGAATCAGCAAAACCTTCAACGCCTCTTCTCGTAGTCCGGTGCATGCGCTTCACGACGTCTCCTTCACCATCTCCCAAGGTGAAATCGTCGGTCTACTCGGAACCAATGGTGCAGGCAAGACCACGCTCATTGACCTCATCTTGGGGCTGACTACCCCGACATCAGGCACCATCAAGGTGTTCGGCCAAACCCCGCACACCGCTGTGAAAAGCGGGCGCATCGGCGCTGTCATGCAGGAAGGAGGCCTCCTTTCTGACATCACCGTGAAGGAAACTCTGGAGCTCCTCGGCGCAGCCTTCCCCTCACACCGCCCATACGAGGACATCATCGAGCGCGCCAATCTAGGTGACATCCTTTCGCGCAGGGTGGGGAAATGCTCGGGTGGCGAGCAGCAACGCCTGCGTTTCGGATTGGCTCTATTGGGTGATCCGATGCTCTTGCTGCTCGACGAACCAACCACCGGCATGGACGCTGGTGCCCGCCGCCACTTCTGGGAAACCATGAAAGAGGAAGCCAAAGCCGGAAGAACCATCCTGCTGACCACTCATTACCTTGAAGAGGCCGACACCTTTGCGCAGCGCATCGTCATGCTCAACAAAGGCGAGATACACGCTGACGGCAGCACTGAAGACATCCGCAACGCAAGCTCCACCCGCACCATCCGGGCCGCTTTCCCTGATGGCGTGCCGAGTCGTCTCTTGAACGAACCTTTACCGGGAGTTCTCCATCAAGTGGCCACAGACACTGGCCTCAAAATCACTTCGCGCGATTCTGACGCGGTAGCCCGCTACCTGCTCACTGAAACCACAGCGCACGATATCACCATTACTGGCCATAGTCTCGAGGACTCGTTCCTTGAGCTGTCCGGCGCTTCTCCGGACCCCATCACAAATTAGGGAGTTATCCGTCATGAGCATCACCACTTCTGCTACACCAACGCTTGGTACGACCTTGAAATACGCGGCACACGACTTAAAGCGCTTGCGCCGTGACCTACCAACGCTCTTTTTTAGCATCGGCCTGCCCGTCATTTTCTACATGCTCTTCGGCGCCATGCAGGAGTATGGCGACACCGAGTTCAATGGCGGAAACGTCGCGGCTCTCGTCATGATTGGCATGGCGCTCTACGCCGGCGCTACTGGTGCCGTTGGGGCAGCTGGCTCCATGGTTGCCGAAAACCGCGCCGGGTGGGGCCGTCAACTGGCGCTCACTCCCCTCCGAGCATCTCAGCTTGGCCTTGCCCACGTCCTCAACATCGCGGTCCGCGCTATCTTGCCCATAGCTGCTGTCTTCCTCACCGGTGGGCTTACCAAGGCAACGATGCAACCCGACCAGTGGTTCCTCGCCTTTCTCATTACCTCGGCTTGTGCCATCCCTTTCGGTATCTACGGTATGGCCTGCGCCATGCTCATCCCAACGGAAAACACCGTCTCCATCGCGTCGTCGAGCATCGTCATCCTCGCTTTCGCTGGAAATGTCTTTATGCCGCTCAAAGAATCTCTGCTTGAGATTGGGCGATTCACACCAATGTACGGCGCACAGGCACTTGCCCGGTGGCCACTATCCGAAGGTGCTCAAATGATCGACGGTGAGCGCCCCTTCGTTGAGGACCCACTTTGGTACGCATGGGTTAACATCACTGTATGGACAGTGGTTTTCGTCGGGTTCTGCGTGTTTCTTCGCAACCGCGACAAGAACCGAGCATGATGCGTGATTTCAGGCTGCGGGACGCGTGCTTCGCCGCAATTTGGTTGCTCTTTCTTCTCATAGGACTCGTACGGATCCTTGTTCTGCCCTCATATTCCACGGTTCAACGCTTCTGGGCCGTTGCCATCACCGTGGTATTTTGCGTCACGTATTTTGTTTCCTTCGGTACCCTTCATACCTTCCCGCACGGGTGGTCCCTAGAGCGTCGAGTCGCTCTCCGGTGGGGCATACTCGCTGTGCTAGCACTTGCCGCAATTCCTTCGCACGGCGTGTGGGCTGTGTACTTCGTTCCGTATCTTGGAGCCTTAGTCGCTTACACCCAGCCGCTGAGAACTGCAGCCACTGTCATCACCGTCACCGGAATCATCGCTAGTATCCCCACGTGGATTTTCGACCGTCAAAACTTTGTCGACTTCATAATCATTTTCTTTGGCTGGCCTGTGCTTATACTGGCTCTCGGCACGTTATCGCAGCGCGAAGATATCGAAACCGCCTTAAGGCATGATTTGGATTTAGCCCAACAACGCGAAGACATTGCCGCCGACATCCACGATCTCCTCGGCCACACCTTGACAGCTATCAATCTCAAGGCCGAAGTAGCGCGTCGTTTTATCGACCGCGATCCAGCCAAAGCCGCCGCCGAGCTTGATGCCATCAGTTCGCTGTCGCGTTTATCCCTCGCAGAGGTACGGTCCACCGTCACGCGCATGAAGAACCCCACCTTCGCTGGTGAGATTCAGGCCGCACGCCGCATCTTAGAAACTGCCGACATCCATCCCCACTTACCTGAAACTCTTATCTCTCCACGGGCGCATGAGGACTTATTCTCGTGGGCGCTGCGTGAACTCACAACCAACGTCGTACGCCATTCTGGGGCTTCGCACTGCTGGGTTATCCTCAGCGAAGATTCTCTTCAGGTCACAGACGATGGAGACGGTTTTACCGAGGACGCTACGCAAGCGCTTGCTGCGGGCCTTACGGGGCTCGCGGGTCTTCGGCGCCGAGCCCAAGATGTCGGTGGCGATGTCATTATTCAGCGAGCGGAAGGGTTGACCACTGTCTTACTTACTCTTGATGGTGTCTGCGAGATAAAGGAGGTTCCGCGACCATGACACCTCCTATACGGGTGCTCATTGCCGAAGACCAGTCGCTAGTCCGCGGAGCGCTGACAGCATTGCTTAATACCGAGCCGGACATCGAGGTTGTTGCTGGGTGCTCATCCGGAGTCGAGGTCGCCGCCCTCGTCGCTCAGCATCGCGTCAATGTGGCGCTGCTCGATATTGAGATGCCGGGAATGAACGGCATCGATGCTGCTAAGACGATCGCCGCTACCGATTGTCGAAGCCTCATCGTCACCACTTTTGGGCGTTCCGGCTACGTCAAACGCGCACTTGACGCAGGCGTCGACGGTTTCCTTGTCAAAGACACACCCCCAGACGAGCTGGCCGACGCCATTCGCCGCGTCCATTCGGGCCTGCGCGTGGTCGATCCGCAACTGGCTCAAGACATCCTCTTTGCCCCAGATAATCCTCTCAGCGAGCGGGAAATCGAGGTCTGCCGTTTACTTGTACGCGGACTTGGCTCCACCGCCATCGCAGCACAGCTGCATCTCAGCGGCGGCACCGTGCGTAACCATATTTCCGCCATCATGTCCAAGACTGGAGCGGCCAACCGCTTTGAGGCCGCCCGGCGGGCGGAAACCAACGGTTGGATTTAAGAACTCATTAGAGCAAGACCTGAGCGAGTAGAGAGCCCACCACACAAGAGGTCACGACTGAAATCGCGCCGGGGATTAAGAAGGAGTGGTTGATGACAAACTTGCCGATACGCGTCGTTCCAGTACGGTCGAACCCGATACAGGCTAGGTCTGAAGGATACGTCGGCAGAATGAAGTAACCATAAGCAGCACCGTAGAAACCCACGATGATCGCCGGGTCGATGCCTAGCTGTAGCCCAATAGGAGCAATAGCAACAAGTGCAGCTGCCTGGGAATTCACTAGCTTGGACACGATGACGAGGACCACAGCGTAAGCCCATGGGGCTGCTTCGACCACATTACCCAGGTTGGCTTCAAGAGCTTCAATGTGTGCTTGGAAGAAAGTATCCGCCATCCAGGCCACACCGAAGACGGAGAACACCGCAGTCATTCCGGCCTTGAACACCGGGGTTGAAGCGATTTTGGAAGGTTCAACCCGGCAGCTCAGGAGAATAATCGCACCGGCAACCAGCATGAGCATCTGAATAACGAGGTTCATTGACAGCGGACTCAGCTCACCGTCTTTCCCCGGGACCAGTGGACGCAGAAATTCGAAGGCGCCGAGCGCGACGACTGCAGCAATCGCCGCCAAGAACACCACCACCGAGCGCTTAGCTTCTTTGGTAAAGACCTCATTCAACAGCGAGCCAGTGCTCTCATTAATGCGCGCTGCAAACTCTGGGTCCTTCATCTTCTCTTGGAAGACAGGGTCCTTATCCAAATCCTTGCCACGGCGCAGTGACCATAAAGAGGCGAGGATGACACCAGACAGTGAGGCCGGGATGGCCACCATCAGAATCTGCGGAATGGAATAGGCCTTATCAATAACTCCGGCGTTCTCCGCGATGATCGACGCCAGAGACACCGTTGCTACAGACACGGGCGATGCGGTGATGCCCATCTGTGCTGAGGTCGATGCCACAGCCATGGGGCGCTCTGGGCGAATGCCCTTCTTAAGAGCAATATCCTCAATGATCGGGAACATCGTGTACACCACGTGGCCGGTACCGCAGAGAACAGTGAGGAACCACGTCGTCAGAGGCGCGAGAATCGTGATGCGCTCTGGATGAGATCGCAGAATCTTCTCCGCAAATTGCATCATCACTTCCAAACCTTTGGCCTGTTGGAGTGTCGCAGCGCACCCAATGACGGCGATGATCGTGAGCATGACCGAAACTGGTGGTTCGCCTGGGGCAAGCCCGAAAGCAAAGACCATCAGCAACAGGCCGATACCAGAGATGAGGCCTAGGCCTATACCGCCGTATCGGGTGCCGAGGAGCAGTGCTCCCAGGATGATGATGACTTGAAGAATGATGGCCAGAACGGAATCTGGCGCGATGACACTAGCTAGCATGCCATGCTTTCTCGCTCAGAATTGGATACGAACTGACTACACCATATCCGGTCAAACACTACCGGACATAAGCGGAAGGACGAGCGAATTCTCACACGCGTTTGTGTGCTCAAATCGCTCGACCATAGGGTATAATCCCAGCGTAACGGGCATACTGTTATTTACTGGTCCCCCTTCTCCAAGCCTCATGTTCACCCCTTAACACAACGCTGGAGCTTTCGGGTTGCTGGTCGGGGGTTTGAGAGATAGGAGGCGTTGTGCGGGACACGCGTGCGCGAGGAGCCGGGTAGCACTATTAACGCCTCCGCGGCTCCTAGCGGCGTTGGCGGCGCTCACGCACGCGCACGGCTATGCGTACTGGCGAGCCGTGGAAACCGAAGCGTTCGCGGAACTTGCGCTCCAGATAGCGGCGGTAGCCAGCATCCAGGAAGCCGGTTGTGAACAAGACAATCGTCGGCGGCTGGGTCGATGCCTGGGTGGCAAACAGCACGCGGGGCAAGCGATTGTTGTTCATTGGCGGTGGGTTGGCTGCGATAGCCTCACGCATCCAGTTGTTGAGCTGGCCAGTGGACACGCGCTGATCCCAGCTGTCCAGAGCCTCAATCATGGCTGGCTCCAGCTTCTGCAAAGCGCGGCCTGTCTCCGCCGAGATATTGACGCGGGTAACCCACGGGAGGTGGCGCAGGTTCTCATCGATCTCACGGTCCAGGTAGTAACGACGATCCTCATCGACGAGATCCCACTTATTGAACGCGATGACGAGGGCTTTGCCGGCCTCAAGAATCATGTTGAGGACGCGCTGGTCTTGCTCGGAAACTTCCTGGGAGGCGTCGATAAGCATGATGCACACCTCGGCCGCATCGATCACGCCACGCGTACGCAGGGAGGCATAATACTCGTGGCCTTGCACGTTCTTGACCTTCTTGCGCAATCCCGCGGTATCGATGAACTTCCACAGGCGTTCATCAAGCTGAACGAGCGAATCGACGGGATCGACGGTCGTGCCGGCAGCGTTGTCCACGACGGAGCGCTCTTCCGACGTCAGCTTGTTGAGCAGCGAGGACTTACCCACATTTGGCTTGCCCACCAATGCCACGCGGCGCGGACCGGAGGTGATCGACGAGTTGCGGGGTTCCTCCGGGAACAGACGCAGAATCTCATCGAGAACGTCGGCACCGCCGCGACCGTGTTGTGCGGACACCGGCCACGGATCGCCCAAACCCAACGCGTAGAACTCGGCCATATCGGCGTACATAGTCTCCGAGTCGAACTTGTTAGACACCAAGATGACCGGCACATCGGACTTCTGCAGTTTGCGAGCCATCACAGCATCGGTTTCGGTAATACCAACCTTGGTGTCAACAACGAAGACAATGACATCTGCCGTAGCCATGGCCAGCTCTGCCTGCCGCGCAATAGCGGCGTGGATGCCCTTGACATTGGGGTCCCAGCCACCAGTATCTTGGACGAAAAATCGCTGGCCATTCCAGTCCGCGACGTAGGATACGCGATCGCGGGTCACACCTGGATGATCCTCCACCACTGCTTCACGGCGGCCCAAGAAGCGATTCACCAACGAGGACTTGCCCACGTTCGGGCGGCCCACGATGGCCACCGTGCAGAGGTTTTCCTCGGTGTGCCCATCATCCACGCCAAACTCGGCGGAAAGTGCTTCCCACTCTTCCTCGCTCAGCGGAGCGTCACCGTCGGAGTCGCTTTCGTCCTCGCCCAAGTCTGCCTCACCGAACTCAGAGTCATCGAACTCCGCCTCGTCGAACTCATAATCAAATTCATCGGAGTCAAAATCATCGGGAGCCCAGCCGCCGTGTGGATCGCGCACGATCTCTTCCTCGAGTTTGCCCACTGGATAGTGGAATTCGGTCTCGAAATCCTCCGGCTCCTGCTCAGGATTGAGATTAGGGTTCTGCGGTTGATTAGTCATCAGCGGCCTCCTTGGTAGCAGAATCCTCAATGACGGCGACGAGTGCGTCGAGTACTTCGTCACGGGTCATGTCGGAAGTGTCCACGAGCACAGCATCCTCTGCAGGACGCAGCGGTGACGTGGCGCGGGAGGAATCGGCGGCGTCGCGCCGTTGGACGTCGGCAAGCACGGTGTCGAAATCAGACTCAATGCCGGCCGCAAGGTTCTGATCGTGACGACGCTGTGCACGAACCTCAGCAGAGGCGGTCATGAACGCCTTGGCGGGAGAATCGGCAAGCACAACAGTGCCGATATCGCGGCCTTCTACAATTGCGCGGTGTGCCTGAGCAGCCAAGGAGCGCTGCAGCTCCACCAGATTCTGGCGCACCTCCGGAATGGCGGACACAGCCGAAACGTTGCGGGTGACCTCGTCTTCACGGATAACGCGGGAGACGTCCTCGCCGTCAAAGATGACCTGAGTGGAATCCGGGTCATCCGAAACCTCCAGCGGAAGGTTAGCTGTAGCTTCGATAACGGCCGCGGTATTCGCCGGGTCCACGCCGGCACGCAACACAGCAAGAGTGGCCACACGGTACATGGCGCCGGTGTCGACGTACTTGGCATCGAGACGCTTGGCCAGCGCGCGGCACGTCGTGGACTTGCCTGTTCCGGACGGCCCATCGACGGCCACGATGAGCCCTTGGTTTGGCATGTTTGAAATCATTACATCCCCACCGCCTTGTACAAGCTGGTTAGTTCATTGGAGTTCAGCGCACGCATCGAGCCCGGCTTCATATCACCAAGCTGCACCGTGTGAAGCTTGGTGCGCACGAGGCGCTGGACTGGGTAGCCCGCTTCCTTCAACATGCGGCGCACGATGTGCTTGCGGCCTTCGTGCAGCTCAACGCGTACGAGGGAGTAGCCCTGGTTCTTGTCAACGATCTGCACGTAATCTGCCTTGGCCAGGCCATCCTCAAGTTCGATGCCTTCTTGGAGTTGGCGGACTAGTTTCTTATCGCCTTCTCCCAGCACGGTGGCAAGGTAAGTCTTCGTGACCTCATACTTCGGGTGCATAAGACGGTTCGCCAGTTCGCCATCGTTGGTGAGCAGGAGCAGACCCTCGGTATCAGCATCAAGACGGCCGACGTGGAAGAGACGCTGACCGGAGACAACACGGTCAGCGACGACATCGCCCACGCAGGGACGGCCCATGTCATCC is a genomic window of Corynebacterium singulare containing:
- a CDS encoding class I SAM-dependent methyltransferase is translated as MSSISSPPPRPEHYPSYRKASTQEGPTFRTVHQRTRAARAFVEGAENYQDVRPSYPFDVAALVGSAHTVLDVGAGTGKFTATLTNPEVFASDPSPDMTRVLSRLGIPCWRATAEDTALTSSSLDAVTCAQTWHWVDVDRACAEFDRILRPGGRVVLVWNTLDVNADPWILRLARIMHSGDVHRPGFYPTLAAPWEVRDELRLTWNHTLTPEQLHQLMHTRSYWLRNGEKIHKRMTYNLNWYLYEHMGFQPGEELAIPYRTDAFVLARPGE
- a CDS encoding ABC transporter ATP-binding protein; protein product: MNTTHTSPPAIDVSGISKTFNASSRSPVHALHDVSFTISQGEIVGLLGTNGAGKTTLIDLILGLTTPTSGTIKVFGQTPHTAVKSGRIGAVMQEGGLLSDITVKETLELLGAAFPSHRPYEDIIERANLGDILSRRVGKCSGGEQQRLRFGLALLGDPMLLLLDEPTTGMDAGARRHFWETMKEEAKAGRTILLTTHYLEEADTFAQRIVMLNKGEIHADGSTEDIRNASSTRTIRAAFPDGVPSRLLNEPLPGVLHQVATDTGLKITSRDSDAVARYLLTETTAHDITITGHSLEDSFLELSGASPDPITN
- a CDS encoding ABC transporter permease, yielding MSITTSATPTLGTTLKYAAHDLKRLRRDLPTLFFSIGLPVIFYMLFGAMQEYGDTEFNGGNVAALVMIGMALYAGATGAVGAAGSMVAENRAGWGRQLALTPLRASQLGLAHVLNIAVRAILPIAAVFLTGGLTKATMQPDQWFLAFLITSACAIPFGIYGMACAMLIPTENTVSIASSSIVILAFAGNVFMPLKESLLEIGRFTPMYGAQALARWPLSEGAQMIDGERPFVEDPLWYAWVNITVWTVVFVGFCVFLRNRDKNRA
- a CDS encoding sensor histidine kinase: MMRDFRLRDACFAAIWLLFLLIGLVRILVLPSYSTVQRFWAVAITVVFCVTYFVSFGTLHTFPHGWSLERRVALRWGILAVLALAAIPSHGVWAVYFVPYLGALVAYTQPLRTAATVITVTGIIASIPTWIFDRQNFVDFIIIFFGWPVLILALGTLSQREDIETALRHDLDLAQQREDIAADIHDLLGHTLTAINLKAEVARRFIDRDPAKAAAELDAISSLSRLSLAEVRSTVTRMKNPTFAGEIQAARRILETADIHPHLPETLISPRAHEDLFSWALRELTTNVVRHSGASHCWVILSEDSLQVTDDGDGFTEDATQALAAGLTGLAGLRRRAQDVGGDVIIQRAEGLTTVLLTLDGVCEIKEVPRP
- a CDS encoding response regulator transcription factor; this encodes MTPPIRVLIAEDQSLVRGALTALLNTEPDIEVVAGCSSGVEVAALVAQHRVNVALLDIEMPGMNGIDAAKTIAATDCRSLIVTTFGRSGYVKRALDAGVDGFLVKDTPPDELADAIRRVHSGLRVVDPQLAQDILFAPDNPLSEREIEVCRLLVRGLGSTAIAAQLHLSGGTVRNHISAIMSKTGAANRFEAARRAETNGWI
- a CDS encoding anaerobic C4-dicarboxylate transporter codes for the protein MLASVIAPDSVLAIILQVIIILGALLLGTRYGGIGLGLISGIGLLLMVFAFGLAPGEPPVSVMLTIIAVIGCAATLQQAKGLEVMMQFAEKILRSHPERITILAPLTTWFLTVLCGTGHVVYTMFPIIEDIALKKGIRPERPMAVASTSAQMGITASPVSVATVSLASIIAENAGVIDKAYSIPQILMVAIPASLSGVILASLWSLRRGKDLDKDPVFQEKMKDPEFAARINESTGSLLNEVFTKEAKRSVVVFLAAIAAVVALGAFEFLRPLVPGKDGELSPLSMNLVIQMLMLVAGAIILLSCRVEPSKIASTPVFKAGMTAVFSVFGVAWMADTFFQAHIEALEANLGNVVEAAPWAYAVVLVIVSKLVNSQAAALVAIAPIGLQLGIDPAIIVGFYGAAYGYFILPTYPSDLACIGFDRTGTTRIGKFVINHSFLIPGAISVVTSCVVGSLLAQVLL
- the der gene encoding ribosome biogenesis GTPase Der codes for the protein MTNQPQNPNLNPEQEPEDFETEFHYPVGKLEEEIVRDPHGGWAPDDFDSDEFDYEFDEAEFDDSEFGEADLGEDESDSDGDAPLSEEEWEALSAEFGVDDGHTEENLCTVAIVGRPNVGKSSLVNRFLGRREAVVEDHPGVTRDRVSYVADWNGQRFFVQDTGGWDPNVKGIHAAIARQAELAMATADVIVFVVDTKVGITETDAVMARKLQKSDVPVILVSNKFDSETMYADMAEFYALGLGDPWPVSAQHGRGGADVLDEILRLFPEEPRNSSITSGPRRVALVGKPNVGKSSLLNKLTSEERSVVDNAAGTTVDPVDSLVQLDERLWKFIDTAGLRKKVKNVQGHEYYASLRTRGVIDAAEVCIMLIDASQEVSEQDQRVLNMILEAGKALVIAFNKWDLVDEDRRYYLDREIDENLRHLPWVTRVNISAETGRALQKLEPAMIEALDSWDQRVSTGQLNNWMREAIAANPPPMNNNRLPRVLFATQASTQPPTIVLFTTGFLDAGYRRYLERKFRERFGFHGSPVRIAVRVRERRQRR
- the cmk gene encoding (d)CMP kinase, with product MISNMPNQGLIVAVDGPSGTGKSTTCRALAKRLDAKYVDTGAMYRVATLAVLRAGVDPANTAAVIEATANLPLEVSDDPDSTQVIFDGEDVSRVIREDEVTRNVSAVSAIPEVRQNLVELQRSLAAQAHRAIVEGRDIGTVVLADSPAKAFMTASAEVRAQRRHDQNLAAGIESDFDTVLADVQRRDAADSSRATSPLRPAEDAVLVDTSDMTRDEVLDALVAVIEDSATKEAADD
- a CDS encoding pseudouridine synthase, with product MTPPARRDGTPEKKKRDSDMIVSNAKPARHQHVKKKKATADSVARDLGADWLVDGADKKSDNQGERLQKVLAKAGVASRRHAEILIEQGRVEVNGQVIIKQGTRVNPNSDVIRVDGTRINVNEDTQYFVLNKPRGMQSTMSDDMGRPCVGDVVADRVVSGQRLFHVGRLDADTEGLLLLTNDGELANRLMHPKYEVTKTYLATVLGEGDKKLVRQLQEGIELEDGLAKADYVQIVDKNQGYSLVRVELHEGRKHIVRRMLKEAGYPVQRLVRTKLHTVQLGDMKPGSMRALNSNELTSLYKAVGM